CACCACGGAAGTCGTGGTTTTGGTGCAAATCTCTACACACAAGGAATGAAACTTGCCGAGTTTTTCAGACGAGAAATTTCGCCAAAGACTTTAGAAAAAAATGCTTGGATACCATACGACACTGACGAAGGAAAAGAATATTGGGAAGCGTTACAAATTGTAAGAGAGTGGACAAAACTAAACCACACGACAATTCATAACGCAACAGTTGAAAAACTAAAATTTGACCCAGTTGACAGATTTTGGAATGAACACAATTTTGTATTCAAGGAGGGTGATTTGTTTTATCACGCAAAGGGTGCAACGCCATTGGACGACAAATTTGTGCCTGACAGCAAAGATGGATTAAGACTTATTCCATTAAATATGAGTGAGCCAGTTCTAATAGTAAAGGGCAACACGACAGACAACAATCTAGGTTTTGCACCACACGGAGCAGGCAGAAACATAAGCAGGGGAAGACATAAAAAGAACAACTCACATAGGACTTTTGAAGAAATATTTCACGAAGAGACTAAAGGGCTTGATGTAAGATTCTTTTCAGGAAATATTGACATATCAGAACTTCCAAGTGCTTACAAAAACGCACAGACAGTTAAGAACCAAATGAAAGAATTTGGACTTGGAGAAGTTGTGGACGAGATTATTCCTTATGGTTGCATTATGGCAGGAGATTGGGAAATTGACGCACCTTGGAAAATTAAGGCGAGAGAAAAATATAAAGCAAGACAAGAGAACAGCGAAAAGACGGACGAATGAAAAGAAAAACCGCATATAACATGCGTTTGGCGCAATGGGGGGTGACGTGCAAATTTGAAAGTTTGTGCTTCTATTTAGCGTTAGTGCATATTGATAGTTTAGTGCTTCTAAGTCCCCCACTGCGCCAAGCGCAAAAACGTTAGGTGCAATGCTATTTCGACCACGCAGTATCATTCTTCAACATACGAAGGACAGCAGGGAAAATGTGTTGCAAGTCATTGGCTGTCATTCCGCTTTTTTCAGCGACTACTGCCATTTGATGTGCTAACATTGCTTCGGCTTCTGTATCTTCTGTGAACAGCCAATTTTGAACCATTGGGTGAGCAGGGGATACTTCTTTAACTCCCTTTCTCCATTTGAAATTTAAAACATTTTCCATTTTTATTTGAGTTTGTGAGAAGCACTGCACCTAACAAGGTATTGCCAAAAGCAGGGTATTCTCGATTAATTAATCATTTGTAATTCTATTGGGCATTTGTGCAAGGTTGAAACTTTTGTCTTTCAAATCCCTGCCTTCGGCAATACCCGAACCGTTATGTGCAATGCTACCAAAACAGCGTCATAGAAAGAAAATTTTTATTATATTGCCAAAAAAATTAAAAAAATGAATGGAAAAATAAAATTGAAACTAAATCAGAAATCTTCAATAAGAAATAATATTTACGAAGTTTTTATTGACGGAAATTTTATTGGCATTATAGATTACAAAAATCCCAAGTTAGATTTCATAACCAATCTTGGAAATCATAAAATTCTTGTGAAAGGAAAAGACTTTCAAAAAGAACAAAATTTTAATTTAAGTTCACGAAAAATAGTTTTACCAATAGAAATTAATGAAAATTTCTTTTGGACAAAGCAATCCCCAGAATTGCCAAAAATAATGAATGGATTTGTTGTGGGATTTCTATTGGTTTATGCTGTAATAATTACATATCTTTTATATAATCAACAAATTAAATTTATGTATCCATTAATTATTCCATTTTTATTATTGCTATTCACAAACTCATCTTTAACAAACAATCAAAAATTTCAACTTAACTTTAAATAAATCAATAAAATGAAAATTACTAAAAGAGAAATTGTATTTTTTATAGCAGGAATTTTAACAATGTTAATAATTGAAAGTGTTTATGATTGGAATGGAACTAAAACTGCTTTTCAAAATGGCTGGAATGATGGTGGAAAAGTTTTAAAAAAATAAAAGCACTGCACATAACATAGTATTTGCAAAAGGCGGGGTTGAATATTTAATAGAACTATTTGTTGCATTTAATCGCAACTTGCTTTTCATATTGTATTTTTTTGTAATTTAACAATCTGAAAAAGCAATTTGCTTCGTTTGGTCTAAAATTGAACTTTCAGTTAAATTTAGCCCGCCCTTCGCAAATACTTTTTCCGTTATACGACACTATAACCAAACTACCGCTGAATGAAGGATTATTACTATATTTTAGGTATAAAACCTAATGCATCTAATGAAGAAATAAAAAAAGCATATCGTAAATTATCACTAAAATTCCATCCTGACAAAAATGATGGAGACTTATTTTTTCAAGAAAGATTTAAAGATATTCAGGAAGCATATGAAATATTAATTGATATTAACAAAAGAAAAGAATTTGATACTAAACTAAACTCTTTAAATCAACAAAATCAGGGAAGCAATTTTAATCCTGAAATAATTTTGTTCAATGTTGATAAAAAAAGTTGCGAATATAATGATGAAATAACTTTTACTTGGAAAACTGCTAATTCTAATCTTGTGAAAATTTCTCCTTTTGGTGCGGTTGAACCAATAGGACAAAAGCGATTTATTGTAAAAAATTTTAAAAATCCGTACTTAAATTTCGAAATTACAGCAATAAACACCAATATTAATCGTCAGATTTCTTCAAATGTAAAAGTTAGGAATAATACCTATTTTGAATTGTATGAGCATTTTAAATTAGTGATTAAGGAAGAAGAGAAAATTAAATATGAAAATTCAAGTAAATCTTCAAATTCGCAAAAGAAGCAGCAAAAAACAAACAGACCTCCATACGAATATGACATCACAAAAAATTACGTCCAATATCCAACTTCAAAAGGTCTAATTGAAATTGAACCTTGCGTTAGTTTTAAAGGAATGTATGTTTTTCTGGATAAAAAACTTGCACCTGATGGAAAATATAATCTCGGTTTCCTGATGAATGTTAAAGTAAAAGACGGAAAAGCAATATAGCGTCGTATAACATAGTATTTGCAAAAGGCGGGGTTAAGCGGAGAGTTGAACATTTAGTCATATTTATCCGCTTCTGCTTTTCCGTATTACTTTTTTTCTTAGTTTAGCAATACGGAAAAAGCATCGCTTCGGTTGATCGAAATTGAACTTTCCAGTCCAATTTAGCCCGCCCTTCGCAAATACTTTTTCCGTTGTAGGAAATTTTATACAAACTCTCGCCAATAACACAACTCAAATGAATGAAACTTTTACAATTTTCTTAATAATTTGTATTTTCTTTTTTATTATCTCCGAAATTTTTGGAAGAGCAAAACATATTGGAAGATGGTGGACATTTTTCTTATTAGTAGGCGGATTTTTACCAGGACTTTTAGCATTAATTTTTAGTCCATCAGCAAAAAAAGAACCAACAAAAGGTGGTAAAAGTTATAAAATATGGGGAATCATTTCTTTGATTTTTGGTTTTTTAAGTATTATTCCATTTGTCGCAACAGGCGGAAAACAAGGATATACTTTTATTGCATTAATAATATTGGGATTATATTTAATTCAACTTTCTAATGGAAAAGTAATTAATTTAAATCCTAAATTTTATTTTGAAAATCTAAAAATTGACATTCCGATTTCAGATAATACATCTAAAATTGTAGAAAAACAATCTATCTTGACTAACTATTTATATTTTATAATTGAAAACGACATTCAAGAGGGTCCATTTTCATTTGAAGAATTGATAGACAAGAGAATAAGCGAAGCAACTTTAGTTTGGAGAAAAGATTTAGACGGTTGGAAAAAAGCTTCAGAAGTAAGAGAAATTAAAAACATAATCTTATATACTCCACCTCCAATTCCGACAATATTCGAATCAACTCCTCCACCAATTCCAGTAGCTGAAAAACTTCCCAATAAATATTGGATTAACGGGAAAGGATATACTATTGAAGAAATTGAAAAAGAATTAATTAAAGGCAATTATATTATCTTTAAAGATTCCGTGATTTATGACAATAATGGAATTGAAATTTTTGTAAAAGGATCTTATATGTTTGAGCACTTATTGAAATACTTTCCTCCTGATAATTGATAAATATGGACAAAAAATATTGGATAAAAATTCAAAACTCTGAAAATGGACCATTTTCATTCAATGACTTACTAAACTATGATATAAACCCCGAAACTCCTTTTTGGTTTATGGGTCTTGAGGAGTGGATTTCTTTTAAACACAGTAATATTTTTTCAGATTATAATATAGAAAAAGAACGGATAAAGCTTTTAGAACTTGAAAAAATTGAAAAAAAGAGGAAAACAAAAAGAAGAATAAAAAGGATTTTATTCATATCTATACCTTTTATACTGATTTACTTATTTTTTTATTGTGAATATAGAAAAAATGATGTCGTTTCAAATTCTCTTATAGAAAATAATTTAAATGGCAGAGTGAAGATTATAACATCGAATGATTTTTCAAATGCTTCAGTTCAAAATGTTGAATTTTTTGACATTAAAGGAAATCGAAAGTTTTATTCAAATGTTAGTTTTTCCACATCTGTCAAGTTTGGAGAAAAAGGGATTTCTAATCTTACGATTCGCAATTTCCTAGTTGTTGAAACCACATCTGATTCACTAAACACTTCTTACATTAAACAGAAATTAGCCCAAATAAGCAATTTTGATTATTTGACTAGTAAAATAAATTTAAGAGATTCTAATGAAGAATTTAAGGACATTGAAAATATTGCCGAAACTCGAAATTTGGAAGTCTGGATAAAAGATAATAATGGAAACAGAATTGAAAAGAGAATTTACAACGAAAAGGGAGAACTCCAAAACTACCCAGAATCTTATTGTTTAAATATTAACCAAAATAAAATATTTACCGTTAATTGTGATAAAGAAAATAACAGTTTTATTGGAGACACACTTAGCATTGAAATCCTTAATGAAAAAAAAGAAAAGATCGAAGAAACCCTTTATTTTTCAAGTGATAAATCCAATAGAATTAAGAAATTATTCAAAAACAATATGTTAATAAAAGAAGAAACATATGATAAAGATGGAGAAAAATGGAGTTTTATCAATTATGAAACCGATAAGTTTAAAAACAAAATTTCTGAAGACAAGTTTACTGATATAACAAAAACAAAATATAAAGATTTATTTGATGACTATTTAGGCACAAATAAGGAATCACATAAGAAATATGAATACACTTATGACAATAGAAATAATTGGATTGAATATTCTGGATTCGAAAATGACAAAGAATTATTTCGCACAAATCGTAAAATAGAATATTATAGTTTTTGGGAATTTTTAAAAAATTATTTTAAATAATGAAAAAATATTGGATTATTATTGACAACGAACGTAAAGGACCTTTTGACTTTAGCGAATTGTCGTCATATGATGTAAAAGGGAATTCAAAGATTTGGTACAGTGGATTGGAAGATTGGATAGAGTTTGATTCTTTACCAGACTATATCGAATATCAAAAAATATTTACAAAAAAAGAATATATGAAACCTAAAAAAAAATGGAACAAAATTTTGTTTTCGTTTTTGATTACATCATCTATTTTTTTAATTGGATTTTTTGTTTATAATAAGATTAGCCTAAATAAAGAAATTGCAAAGGAAGAAGCTCAAAGACTGTTTTCTTTAATGTCTATAGAAAACCCTAACCAAATGGAATTAGAAAAACTATATCCAAATTATTCAAAAATGGGTCAAAGACTAATTTTGAAAGGCAAAATAGACATCACAGACATATCCAAAAACTCTTCTGGTAATTATGATGTATTTGCTACATACAATAACAACTATAAAATTTATTTAGAAATTGGAAGGGAAAATTTTTCTAATAAAATAATCAATACCAAAGGATTGTCATATTATTACTATAATCAAATTAGAAACTATGGTATAAAAAAGGGATGTCTTACGGGAAATGAAAATGATATAGAATTGGGACAGATTGTAAAAAAGAAAGATTTAGAATCTAATTTAAATATTAATTATGCTGCTAAAATTGCCGAGTATTATGACAATATAAAAAAAGATGAAAACATTTATGAATCTGGAGGTTACTTTCCTACATTAAATGGTAATGTAACAGTAACGAATAACAATAATATTTATCTTGATTACAGCAGTATAAAATGTAATTTACTGATTTTAGACAATAATGGAAATACAATTGACTCAAAACCATTATATTTATTCAATACTATTAAACCTCATACATCAGAATCAGCAAATGTATTTGCAACTATACCAAGTGGTGCGTCAAGTTATAAAGTCGAATTCGATGTAAACATTTCAGAAAATATTAGCAATCTACTTAAAGAAGAAGTAATACAAAACATTAGTGAAAATTGTGAATAAAAAAACTTCCTACAACATTGTATTGGCAAAATGCGGGGCTAAATCCAAGTTGAACTTTTTGTAATATTTTGTCGCCGCTGCTTTTACATTCCACATTTTTTTGTAATTTAGTTCCAAGAAAAAGCATCGGCTTCGTTTGGTTGAAACTGAACTTTCAGTTCATTTTCGCCCGCACTTCGCCAATACTTTTTCCGTTATGTGATATGGCATCAAAAATCACGCTTCGAAATAAATTCCACGATTTTGAGTGATTAAACAGAAACTGAATCCAGACCTAAATGTGCGTGAAAATATGGTCTGAATTCATCTTCTGTTTGACTGACTGAATAAATTGCGGACTTGACTTAAAAAACTGATTTCTGACACCACATCACTAACGGAATCTCTGAGTGAAAATAAAATTTAACGTCTTAAATTCTCTCTGCTGATTCAAATTCCGCTTGAAAAATAACTTTTTGAAACAAAAAAACGCTGACAAAAATTCGCACGCAAAACCTTTCCGAAAAAAATTTTGAATTTTAACGTTCTGAATATTTTTCGTGCCTGACTTTTACAAATTGGACGCTGAATTTTTAAAATTTTGCTGACTAAAAATACCGTTGAAACTGAATCTAACTGACCAATTACTGCGAAATTGCCACATCACACAACATCGGTTTTGCAAAAGCGGGGGATTTTCACAAAGTTGAGCCTTTTGTAATTTTTAGTCGCAAAAAACCATTTCGTTTTATTTTTTTGTAATTTTGAAAAAACGAAAATGGTTTTTGCTCGGGAAAGAATTTATAGAAAGTTTTGAACTTCTTAGCCCCGCCTTCGCAAAGCCGTTTTCCGTTATGTGCAATGCTACCAAAACAGCGTCATAGAAAGAAAATTTTTATTATATTGCCAAAAAAATTAAAAAAATGAATGGAAAAATAAAATTGAAACTAAATCAGAAATCTTCAATAAGAAATAATATTTACGAAGTTTTTATTGACGGAAATTTTATTGGCATTATAGATTACAAAAATCCCAAGTTAGATTTCATAACCAATCTTGGAAATCATAAAATTCTTGTGAAAGGAAAAGACTTTCAAAAAGAACAAAATTTTAATTTAAGTTCACGAAAAATAGTTTTACCAATAGAAATTAATGAAAATTTCTTTTGGACAAAGCAATCCCCAGAATTGCCAAAAATAATGAATGGATTTGTTGTGGGATTTCTATTGGTTTATGCTGTAATAATTACATATCTTTTATATAATCAACAAATTAAATTTATGTATCCATTAATTATTCCATTTTTATTATTGCTATTCACAAACTCATCTTTAACAAACAATCAAAAATTTCAACTTAACTTTAAATAAATCAATAAAATGAAAATTACTAAAAGAGAAATTGTATTTTTTATAGCAGGAATTTTAACAATGTTAATAATTGAAAGTGTTTATGATTGGAATGGAACTAAAACTGCTTTTCAAAATGGCTGGAATGATGGTGGAAAAGTTTTAAAAAAATAAAAGCACTGCACATAACATAGTATTTGCAAAAGGCGGGGTTGAATATTTAATAGAACTATTTGTTGCATTTAATCGCAACTTGCTTTTCATATTGTATTTTTTTGTAATTTAACAATCTGAAAAAGCAATTTGCTTCGTTTGGTCTAAAATTGAACTTTCAGTTAAATTTAGCCCGCCCTTCGCAAATACTTTTTCCGTTATGTGCAAGTCAATAGAAAATGCTGTCATATTTAGAAATAAGTGAAAAACGAATACGCATATACTTCAGAAAACAAAATAATACATATAAGCGAAATTCAACAAGGAAATAAGTCGCAATATACTTGCATTAATTGTGGAAGTATCCTAATACCCAAAAAAGGAAAAATAAGAAGTCATCATTTTTCGCATAAACACGAAACGAATTGCAGTTATGAAAGTTATTTACATAAACTTGGCAAATTAAAATTTTATGACCAGTACAAAAAATGTCTTTCCGAAAAAAAACCTTTTCGTGTTGAATACAAAATAGATAAAACTTGTAATGCGTGTCTTGAAAGTTTTAACATTTCTTGCAAATTAAATTCTGAAATAAAATCATATGATTTGACTAAGACTTTTGATGAAGTATTTATAGAAAAAGCATACAATGGATTTGTAGCAGATATTCTACTTAAATCAAATAAAACAAATGAGATATTATTTATAGAATTTGCTGTAACGCATAAGTGTGATGAAAAAAAAATACAAAGTGGTTATAGAATAATTGAAGTTAATTTAGTTAATGATTCTGACTTAAATTTCATAAATAAAAACCATATTAGTATAAGTGATTTACACCATAAATTCTATAACTTCAAGACAAATCACTTAACCGAAAAATTTATACACAGTGTAAATTGTAAAGAATTATTTGATATCTATTTAATTCACAAAAATAATAAGACTGTCAAAATAACTGAACAAATGCGAAACATTATTAATGAAATTAATAATAAAAATGTCATTTATTACAAAATCAATGAGATTGAAAATAGAAAATATGATTTTGAAAAATTTGTCATAAATTACTCATTTATGAATAGAGAATATAAAAATTGTTTTGCTTGTAGATTTTTTGATGAAAACACTTCTTATTACTCGTCAACTAAATATTTTTGTAAACGATTAAGAAAAGGAATTGACAATTCTAACTTTGGATCAAATTGTGAAAAATTTTGGAGGCTTGAAAATCGCATAGAATCATAGTTTGACCTGCACATAACATAGTATTTGCAAAAGGCGGGGTTGAAGTTATAATAGAACTACCAGTTGCATTTAGTCGCAACTTGCTTTTCATATTACTTTTTTGTAATTTGGTAATCTGAAAAAGCAATTTGCTTCGCTCGGTCGAAATTGAACTTTTCGTCCAATTTAGCCCGCCCTTCGCAAATACTTTTTCCGTTATGCACAATCTTAAAACCGCACTCCGAAAAAAAATATAAATTTGACAGAAAACTTTACTATTGAATTAAATGAACGTACTCAACCAATACATAACATTTCTAAAAGAATATAAAAAGCTACTCGAAAGAGGAGTAAAAGACGTTCTGAATTCAACTGTTTCTAGCAACTTTATTTGGATTGATGAAATAGAACACTTCATTGAATCAGGAATATGTGAATCAACCTTAATTGATATTTTTTCTTCAAAATTCAAAAGACAATCTCTAGTTTTCTCACTACAAAAACCGTATAAACCAAATATCCAAATACCTAATAGATTCTTAGAAATTATAGAATTTGACGAAGCTAAAAACAAGTTTGAAAGTATTAACGGAGACGAAGAAGAACTTGTCGGTTTTCAAAATTCGACAGAGGGAAAAATTGAAATAGAAAAATTAAAAAAGTTTAAGAAAAATAAAGAAACATACTCAAAACTTTACAGAGCTTACAATGATATTAAAAATGATTCAAATTTAGAAATTGTTTTAAGTCTTGGATTTATACAATATTCCAAATTTAATAACAATGGGAATTTATCAAAAACCAATCAACACTTATTTCATTTCCCTTTATCATTAGATATTGATTCAAATAATGTTGTGAAAATTTCATTTTCTGATTTAGAAAATCCTTATGCAGATTTTTTCTTTCTCAATAATACTCCAATTGAGAAAGAAGTATTATCAAATATCATTGATAGATTTGAAGAGAGAATTACTGAACTTGGTTATGAGTATATTTTTGAAAGCGAATTTAAAGATTTAATTGCAAAATCTATTCAAAAAATTTCGAGTAATTCAGAGTTTGAAAGCTCAATTTACAAACCAGAAAACGACCATTTCAGAGAGGATTATTTTAAAGTGCTTTTTTCTCCTGCAATAAATATTAAACAAAGAAAGCCACGTTTTTTTGAAAAATTAACGGATTCAATTATCAAACACAATGATGAAAATGAAATAGAAGCAAAACTATTTAATTTGTTAGTTAGAAACCCTGAATCATCAGGAAACAATTCTTATACAAAACCTAACTATTTTAAAGACGAACTATTTGAAACTCATAAATCCAAAGCTAAAAACTTAAATGGAGATGACGACTTTTCTGTGTTTTTTCCTCTACCATTCAACAAAGAACAAAAACAGATTTATGAAAATTATCTAAAAAATAGATTAACAGTTGTAACTGGACCACCCGGAACAGGAAAATCTCATACAATTGTAAACATACTTTGTTCTTTGTTAGCACAAGGAAAACGAGTGCTTGTTACCGCTCAAACAGACAAGGCTTTAGAATCTTTACTTGATAAGATTCCTGAAACTTTTGATGATTTGATATTCACAAAAATTCAATTAGAAACTAATCAGAATCGATTTTCTTTAGAAAAAAGTATTGGCAATATTTCGAAAATTCTGACTGACAACTTTTATCTAAATGTTGAAACCAAAATTGAAGAGTTAGACAATTTAAAAGCTGAATATGTAAAATTAAAATCTGAAATTATTCGAGCTCTTGAAAAAGAATATACTCAAATCAGGATTAATGATACTTTTGAGAATTTGAGAGCCTATCAAATTGTTGAAAAATTTGAATCAAAAGAATCAGAAGAATGGAATTGGATTCAAGATGAGTTATCCAATGAAGTTATATCCAATTTTGAAGTTATAAAAGATGAGATTTTAAAATACAAACAATTAGTTGGAATAGAAATCCGATATAATAATGTTATCAATATTGACATTTCAACAATATTGAAGAATTTAGAAGGTTTTGATTTTAAAAACTTCCTATCTATTCAAGAACAGTACATCAAGCAATTAAATTATTTGGGATTAAATGAGTATTCCAAAGATAAGGTGTTAAAAATTCAATTAGAAAATATTACAAAAATTGCAAATGAATTTTCCAACTCGGATATTGTTCTCAAAAACATTAAAGAATTAGAGAATCTACAGAAACAAATAAACAACAGATTTACTCAAGAAAATACTACGATAAACAAATCGTTCAGCAACCTTACTGAAAATGGAACAAAATATCTTTTAGATATTGAAACTTACCTATCGTTTGCTGAAAATGGTAAAGCTGGATTTTTTACAAAACTTACCAATTCAAATTTTAAACAAGTTTCATATTTAGAGCAATTTACAATCAATGGAAAAAAGTGTAATACTAAAAGCGAAATATTACAGTTAAAATCGGCAATTGAAAACCTCATTATCATCAGCAAAAATTTCAAGTTGTTAAAACAAAATGGATTTTCGTTTTCTTATGACGACAACTCCAATCTGTATGAAAAGAGCTTGGTTTTAAATGAAGTTTTAAAGAAGGTAGAAACAAACAAAGAAGTTGTTTCCAAAATTCAATTCAATGCTGACTTTATCAATTTTTCAGAATACACTCAAATTAATTTGTTTGACATAGATAATTTATCAAAAAAAGCAATTTCATTTAAAGACGACATTGAGAAATTAGGAAGAATAAATCATCAATTAATTGAGAAAATTGAAATATTAAAAAACATTGATTCAATAATTGAGCATTCTTCATTAAAAAATGAATTCTCAAAATTTTTACCTGTTGAAAAAATTGAAGATGTACAATATTTTGAACTTTTAAAAACTAAATTTTTAGAAATTGGCAAGCAACTTGATGTAGAGCAAACCTTTCTCAACCTAAAAAAATCTTTGAGAGAATTGCTTCCAAATACTTTTGATTCTCTTGAAAACATTCCTAACCATCATATTTCAAAAGAAAATTTTGAATACGCTTCTGCTAATAGATTTATTAAAGAAAACGAATTTATTGATTTACAAAAATGCAAAGAAGAGCTATCATTTATCAACAAAAAAATATTCCAAGTTAAATGTGATATTTTGTTTGACCTAGCAAAGTCAAACTTTAAAAACAAATTTAACAGTAATGAAATCGATGCTTTTATAAATTTACTGGAAGAATATAAATACAATTTATCTCAAAGTGTTAGAAAAATTCGGAATCAAACACAATATCAAATATTAACTCGAAAAAATAGCATTGATTTAAGTAAGCGTTTATCGTGCTGGGTTATGAAATTCAATGATGTTTTGAATTCAGTAGGAAGCGAACCTGAAATTTTTGATTGTGTTATTGTTGACGAAGCAAGTCAATTAGACTTTAACAGTCTTATTTTAAGCTATTATGCAGAGAATATGATAATTGTTGGCGATGACAAACAAACATCTCCAAGTAGTCTAACTGGAGCAGACGGAAACGATTTTGAATCAATTAAAAATAAACATCTTAAATTTTTAGGTGCAAACGCCCTTCACATCAAAAGTGATAATAGTTTATTTATGCTTTCAAAGATGGTTGCTGGGACTGCAAATCTAACTTTGAGGGAACATTTCAGATGTGTTCCTGAAATTATTGAATTCTCAAAATTTCATTTTTATGACAATTCGTTAAGACCTCTGAAACAAATCAACTCAAACAGGTTAAATCCAAAAGAAACTGTTTTTGTTAACGATGCATTCACAGAAGACAAAATTGTCTATAAAGAAATCGAAGAAATTAAAAAATTTCTTCAAAGAATACTAAAAGACGAACAATATTCAAATAAATCCATTGGCGTAGTAAGTTTAGGATTGACAAAACATACTGAAAAACTTAAAGACATAAAAGAGGATTTAGCCAATGAATTTGGAAAAGAGAAAATAGATAAGCATAAACTTATCATAGAAGATTCTCCAAAATTTCAAGGAGATGAAAGAGATGTTATGATTGTTTCCCTTGGAGTTGCATTAGATTTTCAGAAGTTGAAAGAGAATCAAAATGCCAAACCACGAGCAATTATTAGTGACCAAGATGAATTTAAAAAAATTAATGTAGCATTAAGTCGGGCGAAAGAACAAATGATTTTATT
This DNA window, taken from Chryseobacterium sp. 6424, encodes the following:
- a CDS encoding DUF4339 domain-containing protein, giving the protein MKKYWIIIDNERKGPFDFSELSSYDVKGNSKIWYSGLEDWIEFDSLPDYIEYQKIFTKKEYMKPKKKWNKILFSFLITSSIFLIGFFVYNKISLNKEIAKEEAQRLFSLMSIENPNQMELEKLYPNYSKMGQRLILKGKIDITDISKNSSGNYDVFATYNNNYKIYLEIGRENFSNKIINTKGLSYYYYNQIRNYGIKKGCLTGNENDIELGQIVKKKDLESNLNINYAAKIAEYYDNIKKDENIYESGGYFPTLNGNVTVTNNNNIYLDYSSIKCNLLILDNNGNTIDSKPLYLFNTIKPHTSESANVFATIPSGASSYKVEFDVNISENISNLLKEEVIQNISENCE
- a CDS encoding DUF4339 domain-containing protein — protein: MNETFTIFLIICIFFFIISEIFGRAKHIGRWWTFFLLVGGFLPGLLALIFSPSAKKEPTKGGKSYKIWGIISLIFGFLSIIPFVATGGKQGYTFIALIILGLYLIQLSNGKVINLNPKFYFENLKIDIPISDNTSKIVEKQSILTNYLYFIIENDIQEGPFSFEELIDKRISEATLVWRKDLDGWKKASEVREIKNIILYTPPPIPTIFESTPPPIPVAEKLPNKYWINGKGYTIEEIEKELIKGNYIIFKDSVIYDNNGIEIFVKGSYMFEHLLKYFPPDN
- a CDS encoding RtcB family protein, translated to MITGKDLLDLGYKPGKWFKEAIDYANSNQLNGDSLKNYLETVRPKYIDPYSEPVDFYQNIKAETEEEISNVENVISTMKDLMKTPTLVGGAVMPDACPTGDGQIPVGGVVIARNAIHPSMHSADICCSVMMTNFGHIDPKIVLDYAHSVTHFGGGGRDEFSFLPKELEERMAENRFLNNERSLNFARHHLATQGDGNHFLFIGRSRKTGETVMVTHHGSRGFGANLYTQGMKLAEFFRREISPKTLEKNAWIPYDTDEGKEYWEALQIVREWTKLNHTTIHNATVEKLKFDPVDRFWNEHNFVFKEGDLFYHAKGATPLDDKFVPDSKDGLRLIPLNMSEPVLIVKGNTTDNNLGFAPHGAGRNISRGRHKKNNSHRTFEEIFHEETKGLDVRFFSGNIDISELPSAYKNAQTVKNQMKEFGLGEVVDEIIPYGCIMAGDWEIDAPWKIKAREKYKARQENSEKTDE
- a CDS encoding competence protein CoiA family protein is translated as MKNEYAYTSENKIIHISEIQQGNKSQYTCINCGSILIPKKGKIRSHHFSHKHETNCSYESYLHKLGKLKFYDQYKKCLSEKKPFRVEYKIDKTCNACLESFNISCKLNSEIKSYDLTKTFDEVFIEKAYNGFVADILLKSNKTNEILFIEFAVTHKCDEKKIQSGYRIIEVNLVNDSDLNFINKNHISISDLHHKFYNFKTNHLTEKFIHSVNCKELFDIYLIHKNNKTVKITEQMRNIINEINNKNVIYYKINEIENRKYDFEKFVINYSFMNREYKNCFACRFFDENTSYYSSTKYFCKRLRKGIDNSNFGSNCEKFWRLENRIES
- a CDS encoding GYF domain-containing protein, producing MDKKYWIKIQNSENGPFSFNDLLNYDINPETPFWFMGLEEWISFKHSNIFSDYNIEKERIKLLELEKIEKKRKTKRRIKRILFISIPFILIYLFFYCEYRKNDVVSNSLIENNLNGRVKIITSNDFSNASVQNVEFFDIKGNRKFYSNVSFSTSVKFGEKGISNLTIRNFLVVETTSDSLNTSYIKQKLAQISNFDYLTSKINLRDSNEEFKDIENIAETRNLEVWIKDNNGNRIEKRIYNEKGELQNYPESYCLNINQNKIFTVNCDKENNSFIGDTLSIEILNEKKEKIEETLYFSSDKSNRIKKLFKNNMLIKEETYDKDGEKWSFINYETDKFKNKISEDKFTDITKTKYKDLFDDYLGTNKESHKKYEYTYDNRNNWIEYSGFENDKELFRTNRKIEYYSFWEFLKNYFK
- a CDS encoding J domain-containing protein codes for the protein MKDYYYILGIKPNASNEEIKKAYRKLSLKFHPDKNDGDLFFQERFKDIQEAYEILIDINKRKEFDTKLNSLNQQNQGSNFNPEIILFNVDKKSCEYNDEITFTWKTANSNLVKISPFGAVEPIGQKRFIVKNFKNPYLNFEITAINTNINRQISSNVKVRNNTYFELYEHFKLVIKEEEKIKYENSSKSSNSQKKQQKTNRPPYEYDITKNYVQYPTSKGLIEIEPCVSFKGMYVFLDKKLAPDGKYNLGFLMNVKVKDGKAI